In Chlorogloeopsis sp. ULAP01, one DNA window encodes the following:
- a CDS encoding lysophospholipase — protein sequence MLSHPPEFILFVQHGWADDNRAMTDLGRRLVTDTTPVIAPNLGYIQTWIRITPLIKLVEKIAIEQIAKYPDVPIRIIGHSMGGLIWLELLNRHPQWWAKVHSLVMVASPVGGADLGRIVDPLNLGIGVARDLGINRKAIAQKIAAVIPTLAIAGDIDDGSDGTIPVGSTKFANAKFICLGGLSHAVLRNHALVASTIRDFWLDFTIGESIIFDDIVQRLHAVPGMTDGHWRDFYQAKVVMKLNNGGTIRTWRNLIGVDHVFVASPQGKCLYAGFVGWMHAQDLRLALEDIRQAYGVSSN from the coding sequence ATGTTGTCTCATCCACCAGAATTTATCTTATTTGTGCAGCATGGGTGGGCAGATGATAATCGAGCAATGACGGATTTGGGGCGGCGTCTCGTCACGGATACAACTCCAGTAATTGCTCCTAACTTGGGGTACATCCAAACCTGGATTAGAATTACTCCTCTCATTAAACTTGTAGAAAAGATTGCCATCGAGCAAATTGCTAAGTATCCGGATGTTCCCATCAGGATCATTGGTCATTCGATGGGTGGTTTAATTTGGTTAGAATTACTGAATCGTCACCCCCAGTGGTGGGCTAAAGTACATTCGCTAGTTATGGTTGCATCTCCGGTTGGCGGAGCAGATTTAGGGCGGATCGTCGATCCCTTGAATCTTGGTATCGGAGTTGCTCGTGATTTAGGAATAAATCGCAAAGCGATCGCCCAAAAAATTGCTGCTGTGATTCCCACATTAGCGATCGCTGGAGATATTGACGATGGCAGTGACGGTACTATTCCAGTAGGATCTACCAAGTTTGCAAATGCGAAGTTTATTTGTTTAGGCGGTTTATCTCATGCTGTCTTACGAAATCATGCACTGGTTGCATCAACAATTCGCGACTTTTGGTTAGACTTTACAATCGGTGAATCAATTATATTTGATGACATTGTGCAACGTTTACACGCAGTGCCAGGAATGACTGATGGGCATTGGCGTGACTTTTATCAAGCTAAGGTGGTGATGAAGCTGAACAATGGTGGTACAATTCGGACTTGGCGAAACCTGATTGGCGTCGATCATGTCTTTGTGGCATCTCCACAAGGAAAATGTTTATATGCTGGCTTTGTGGGTTGGATGCACGCTCAAGATTTACGCCTAGCCTTAGAAGATATTAGGCAGGCATATGGGGTTTCTAGTAACTAA
- a CDS encoding adenylate/guanylate cyclase domain-containing protein, with translation MSVQQRSSGEGADLIIGVQSHNNRDLPQNTTPVGALARSQGTISSFLAPLTQDTFKLVVKEVEQKLQIVNQTLSMLDSHGFEKILQEMLHSITLKTGELLGADRTTIFLLDEEKQQLWSIVAEAEGDRSLEIRVPANKGIAGEVATEKKVINIPFDFYNDPRSFFAQAQEKRTGYRTYTMLALPLLNERGQLVAVVQLLNKLKSHINPCAALSERIESGGFNSNDEQLFQEFAPSIRLILESSRSFYVATQKQRAAAALMKAVKSLSQSSLDLEDTLKRVMDEAKELMNADRSTLWLIDSDHHELWTKISQADGSTKELRVPIGKGFAGIVAASGQTLNIPFDLYEHPDSDTAKKIDQQTSYRTCSLLCMPVFNADRELIGVTQLVNKKKSGDFPFYNPTDWPQAPECFQASFDRNDEEFMEAFNIQAGVALQNAKLFATVKQQEQMQRDILRSLSNGVISTDKLGYILAANESAKRLLGLDTQNRLEGKLITEIIRIKEGDFQKWCQDALSAAESKYRQQYYPDRTLLAGGDEQHSVNLSINTIADASDRNQICGALVVMDDISDEKRLKSTMYRYMTQELAEELLKLDDAKLGGDRKEVSILFSDIRGYTTLTENLDAEEVVSMLNEYFESMVEAVFKYKGTLDKYIGDAIMAVYGSPLPLQEHAWMAVQTSLEMRHRLQEFNARRHAINKQCVNIGIGINSDVVISGNIGSSKRMEFTAIGDGVNLSSRLESVSKQYGCDIIISDKTYYPCKDFIHARELDYIRVKGRNEPVAVYQLIGLQSDFISSEKLKFLEYYHQGRSYYLKRQFTFAQAEFNKVLEIDKNDKATLMHMQRCQHWLQKPPSDADWDDGVWTYQEK, from the coding sequence ATGTCAGTTCAACAACGTAGTAGCGGTGAAGGTGCAGATTTAATTATTGGTGTTCAAAGTCATAACAACCGCGACTTGCCGCAAAATACTACTCCTGTGGGTGCTCTTGCCAGAAGTCAAGGAACAATTTCTTCCTTTCTTGCTCCTCTAACTCAGGATACTTTTAAACTAGTTGTTAAAGAAGTAGAACAAAAATTACAGATTGTCAATCAAACCCTGTCAATGTTGGATTCCCATGGGTTTGAAAAAATTCTGCAAGAAATGTTACATTCTATAACTTTAAAAACCGGGGAATTACTGGGAGCAGACCGGACGACTATATTTTTACTAGATGAAGAAAAACAACAACTGTGGTCAATTGTAGCAGAAGCAGAAGGCGATCGCTCTTTAGAAATTCGTGTTCCGGCTAACAAGGGCATTGCTGGTGAAGTAGCGACTGAAAAAAAGGTTATTAATATTCCCTTTGATTTTTACAACGATCCTCGCTCTTTTTTCGCCCAAGCACAAGAGAAAAGAACAGGCTACCGTACCTATACAATGTTGGCTTTACCACTATTGAATGAACGTGGGCAATTAGTGGCAGTAGTGCAATTACTAAATAAATTAAAATCTCATATCAATCCATGTGCGGCTTTATCAGAAAGAATTGAGAGTGGTGGCTTTAACAGTAACGATGAACAGCTTTTTCAGGAATTCGCTCCTTCGATTCGGCTGATTTTAGAGTCATCACGCTCCTTTTACGTTGCTACTCAAAAACAAAGAGCGGCGGCGGCACTGATGAAAGCGGTTAAGTCTTTGAGCCAAAGCAGTCTTGACTTAGAAGATACCCTCAAACGGGTGATGGATGAAGCTAAGGAATTGATGAATGCCGATCGCAGTACTCTCTGGCTGATTGATAGCGATCACCACGAATTATGGACAAAAATTTCCCAAGCCGACGGCTCAACAAAGGAGTTACGTGTTCCAATTGGTAAAGGTTTTGCTGGTATAGTTGCGGCATCTGGGCAGACGTTGAATATCCCCTTTGACTTATACGAGCATCCTGATTCTGATACTGCCAAAAAAATAGACCAGCAGACAAGCTATCGTACTTGTAGTTTACTGTGTATGCCAGTTTTTAATGCCGATCGCGAATTAATTGGTGTGACGCAACTAGTAAATAAAAAGAAGTCTGGTGATTTTCCTTTTTATAATCCCACCGATTGGCCTCAAGCTCCTGAATGCTTCCAAGCTAGTTTTGATCGTAACGATGAAGAGTTTATGGAAGCCTTTAATATTCAAGCAGGAGTGGCATTACAAAATGCTAAATTGTTTGCCACAGTCAAGCAACAAGAGCAAATGCAGCGAGATATTCTCCGCAGTCTTTCCAATGGTGTAATTTCTACTGATAAACTCGGATATATTCTTGCTGCCAATGAAAGTGCCAAACGCTTGTTAGGTTTAGATACACAAAATCGCCTAGAAGGAAAATTAATTACTGAGATTATCCGTATTAAAGAAGGTGACTTTCAAAAGTGGTGTCAGGATGCTTTGAGTGCAGCCGAGTCAAAATACCGCCAGCAGTACTATCCCGATCGCACGCTACTGGCAGGTGGAGATGAGCAGCACAGTGTAAATTTATCGATTAACACAATAGCTGATGCCAGCGATCGCAATCAAATCTGTGGCGCACTCGTAGTTATGGATGACATCAGCGACGAAAAGCGCCTCAAAAGTACGATGTATCGCTACATGACTCAGGAATTAGCAGAAGAATTGCTGAAATTAGATGATGCTAAATTGGGAGGCGATCGCAAAGAAGTTTCAATTTTATTCTCTGATATTCGTGGCTATACAACTTTGACAGAAAACCTAGATGCAGAAGAAGTCGTAAGTATGCTCAACGAGTATTTCGAGTCGATGGTAGAAGCTGTATTCAAATATAAAGGTACTCTCGATAAATACATTGGAGATGCCATCATGGCTGTGTATGGTTCCCCTTTACCTTTACAAGAACACGCTTGGATGGCAGTGCAAACATCTCTAGAGATGCGTCACCGTTTACAAGAATTTAATGCTCGTCGTCATGCAATTAATAAACAGTGTGTCAATATTGGTATTGGGATTAATTCTGATGTAGTCATCAGTGGCAATATTGGCTCTAGCAAACGGATGGAATTTACTGCTATTGGTGATGGAGTTAACCTCAGTTCGCGGTTAGAAAGTGTCAGTAAGCAATACGGTTGTGACATTATTATTAGTGACAAAACATACTATCCTTGCAAAGATTTTATTCACGCTAGAGAACTAGATTATATTCGTGTCAAAGGTAGAAATGAACCAGTAGCTGTATATCAACTCATCGGTTTGCAATCTGACTTTATAAGTAGCGAAAAGTTAAAATTTCTTGAGTACTATCACCAAGGGCGCAGTTACTATCTCAAGCGCCAATTTACCTTTGCGCAAGCCGAGTTTAACAAAGTTTTGGAGATTGACAAAAATGATAAAGCCACACTCATGCATATGCAGCGTTGTCAACACTGGTTGCAAAAACCTCCATCAGATGCAGACTGGGATGATGGTGTATGGACTTATCAAGAAAAATAG